A stretch of the Strigops habroptila isolate Jane chromosome 15, bStrHab1.2.pri, whole genome shotgun sequence genome encodes the following:
- the LOC115616902 gene encoding olfactory receptor 10A7, with the protein MSPKSLQQGNLSSPTTFLLLGFSNAYRAQVTLCLFFSLIYLVTVLGNLLIVTLVWLDAHLQSPMYFFLGHLSFLDICYSSVTLPKILGDSFSPQKTISFVGCITQIYFFLCFGGSECVLLAAMAYDRYLSICHPLRYPVLMSRRMCHCLVAISWMSGSLSSLIQAFLTARLPFCSSNIIDHLFCEMPFLLQASCSPNAPLNKAALYALAGTIAMGSFLLTLVSYVHIIGAVLQKGVGMQKAFATCTSHLTVVSLFFGAGAVAYLVPHSSGSKEMDKVLALLYAAVTPMLNPIIYSLRNSEVKGAIRKALCRGRLQMSTEGSGIATE; encoded by the coding sequence ATGAGCCCCAagtccctgcagcagggaaatctcAGCAGCCCCACCACGTTCCTTCTGTTGGGATTCTCCAATGCCTACAGAGCACAGGTGACCCTCTGCCTGTTCTTCTCGCTCATTTACCTGGTGACAGTCCTGGGGAACCTGCTCATCGTGACCCTCGTCTGGCTGGATGCCCACTTGCAATCCCCCATGTATTTCTTCCTGGGCCACCTCTCCTTCCTGGACATCTGCTACTCCTCTGTTACCCTCCCTAAAATCCTTGGAGACTCCTTCTCACCACAGAAGACCATCTCCTTTGTGGGCTGCATCACACAGATCTACTTCTTCCTTTGCTTCGGAGGCTCTGAGTGTGTGCTCCTGGCTGCCATGGCCTACGATCGGTACCTGTCCATCTGCCACCCCCTCCGCTACCCCGTGCTCATGAGCAGGAGGATGTGCCACTGCTTAGTGGCCATTTCGTGGATGAGTGGCTCCCTCTCATCTCTGATCCAGGCCTTCCTCACAGCCCGCCTGCCCTTCTGCAGCTCCAACATCATCGACCACTTGTTCTGCGAGATGCCTTTCTTGCTGCAGGCGTCCTGCAGCCCCAATGCCCCCCTCAACAAGGCTGCCTTGTATGCTCTGGCTGGGACTATTGCGATgggctccttcctcctcactctTGTGTCGTACGTTCATATCATTGGGGCTGTCCTCCAGAAGGGAGTGGGGATGCAGAAGGCCTTTGCTACCTGCACCTCCCACCTGACTGTGGTGTCCCTGTTCTTCGGCGCCGGGGCCGTGGCATACCTGGTGCCTCACTCCAGTGGCTCCAAGGAAATGGACAAGGTCCTCGCCCTGCTGTATGCCGCTGTGACCCCCATGCTCAACCCCATCATCTACAGCTTGAGAAACAGCGAGGTCAAGGGCGCCATCAGAAAAGCCCTTTGCAGGGGGAGGTTACAGATGTCCACCGAGGGTTCAGGCATTGCCACTGAGTGA